A stretch of Rhodothermales bacterium DNA encodes these proteins:
- a CDS encoding sialate O-acetylesterase, with the protein MNRSLAWMCAIILFAFIGLPARAHLSDHYLNDSASDRGVPNATALTLKRVVPAADTPLQLSPIFATGAVLQRGVALPVWGTGSTGASVTVTFNGITETTQVDADGNWRVDFLAMDAGGPYAMTVTSGVETIQLTDMYLGDVWLASGQSNMEWTVSQLPIASEVIAAANDPEIRQFKVSSSLTSEPKTTLPATSSWKEATPSTVGDFSAVGYFFAKHLRDHVDVPIGIINATYGGSRIETWMSEEMLGYDEEDVILADGAPYRQPTLAYNAMIHPLLPFPVKGFLWYQGESNNATLPDVTAYAAQFQTLIQGWRSSWGLGDLPFFWVQLPNFGGVPGPIPSQSHLWPLFRASQDSALVLPNTGQAITIDIGDPVNIHPPDKEPVGYRLSLIARKQVYGQDIVDSGPVPAGDVVHVNGRVSIPYDHVGSGLVADPDGVPGSFTLLGENGTYVRGEAAIEGDKVVVWHDDVPVPVLVRYAWENNPLNPNLYNGEGLPAAPFEAAVSPYVEPPVETATLALGDLNLGVAAHDPRTGTGYILYSEESVHTRFASAPPSAWAADHLIAVVFEDGAWLFDRNKSVLVPFTPRSSDRLLVEIDFGANTANHLAGVDAAVEGINAGYVSGDLLVTPEMWGGAPDIGEFWVSGTEVVINAAGLNRSPVLAAIEDQFNDVDEAVALGLSATDSDGDPISFSATGLPPGLGVSGSEITGTISAAGVFNVVVTASDGAGGSDTTTFSWTVDSGDPSTTIPLALGDLKLGIAAHDQRTGPGYIMYSEEPVHTRFADNPPSAWNADHLIAVVFDNGAWKIDRNKFALVPFTPLPSDHLLASVDFGTNEVVHLVGINTVVEGINAGMVSGDLVITPDMWDGAPNEGEFGVTGTTVEIPGTLAQSMAGGDNTHVLALAAREIPDGFDLNAIYPNPFNSTTTIEYHVPEESPVRIEIVNIAGQRVNVLIDNRTMPAGRWRSVWDGTADNGMAVAAGVYMVQMQANGYREIRKVVLIR; encoded by the coding sequence ATGAATCGTTCACTCGCCTGGATGTGTGCCATCATCCTGTTTGCCTTTATCGGCCTTCCCGCCCGGGCCCATCTCAGCGATCACTACCTGAATGACTCGGCATCAGACAGGGGGGTGCCCAATGCGACGGCTTTAACCTTGAAGAGGGTAGTACCGGCTGCTGATACCCCACTTCAACTCTCCCCTATTTTTGCCACCGGGGCTGTACTGCAGCGCGGTGTGGCTTTGCCGGTCTGGGGCACCGGCTCAACCGGGGCGAGCGTCACGGTCACATTCAACGGCATCACCGAGACGACCCAGGTGGATGCTGATGGCAACTGGCGTGTTGATTTTCTGGCGATGGATGCCGGCGGACCGTACGCCATGACGGTTACGTCTGGAGTGGAAACGATCCAACTCACAGACATGTACCTCGGCGATGTGTGGCTGGCTTCAGGGCAGTCCAACATGGAATGGACGGTGAGCCAGCTTCCGATTGCGTCCGAGGTGATCGCGGCCGCCAACGACCCGGAGATTCGTCAATTCAAGGTCTCGAGTTCGCTGACGAGCGAGCCCAAGACGACCTTGCCGGCGACCAGCTCCTGGAAGGAAGCGACCCCGAGCACTGTCGGCGACTTCAGCGCGGTTGGCTACTTCTTCGCCAAACACCTCCGCGACCATGTGGATGTACCCATTGGGATCATCAACGCGACCTACGGGGGGAGTCGGATCGAGACCTGGATGAGCGAGGAGATGCTCGGCTACGACGAAGAAGATGTCATCCTGGCTGACGGCGCGCCGTATCGGCAACCGACCCTGGCCTACAACGCGATGATCCACCCGCTGCTCCCTTTTCCGGTGAAGGGTTTTTTGTGGTACCAGGGGGAATCCAATAACGCAACGTTGCCGGATGTAACTGCCTATGCGGCACAGTTTCAGACCCTGATTCAGGGATGGCGCAGCTCGTGGGGCCTCGGTGATCTGCCCTTTTTCTGGGTCCAGCTCCCGAACTTTGGCGGCGTACCCGGTCCGATCCCTTCTCAAAGCCACCTGTGGCCCCTGTTTCGCGCAAGTCAGGATTCCGCCCTGGTGTTGCCCAATACGGGCCAGGCTATCACCATCGATATCGGCGACCCCGTCAATATCCATCCTCCCGATAAAGAACCCGTTGGCTACCGACTCTCCCTGATCGCCCGCAAACAGGTATACGGCCAGGATATCGTCGATTCCGGCCCAGTCCCCGCAGGCGACGTCGTCCATGTCAACGGACGCGTCAGTATCCCGTACGACCACGTAGGTAGTGGTTTGGTCGCCGATCCGGACGGCGTGCCTGGCAGCTTTACCCTCCTCGGGGAGAATGGCACGTATGTAAGGGGAGAAGCCGCCATCGAGGGCGACAAGGTGGTAGTCTGGCACGACGACGTGCCCGTGCCGGTACTCGTTCGCTATGCCTGGGAGAACAATCCCCTTAATCCCAACCTGTATAACGGCGAGGGGCTACCCGCGGCACCGTTCGAGGCGGCCGTGTCGCCGTACGTCGAGCCACCCGTCGAAACGGCAACCCTTGCTCTGGGCGATCTCAACCTCGGCGTTGCCGCCCACGATCCGCGCACAGGGACGGGGTACATTCTGTACTCTGAAGAAAGCGTGCATACCCGTTTTGCTTCGGCTCCCCCCAGCGCATGGGCCGCCGACCACCTGATTGCCGTTGTGTTCGAAGATGGAGCATGGCTTTTCGACCGCAATAAAAGCGTGCTCGTGCCGTTCACGCCGCGTTCCAGCGACCGACTGCTGGTAGAGATCGACTTCGGCGCCAATACGGCCAACCATCTGGCCGGCGTTGACGCGGCGGTGGAAGGGATCAACGCGGGATACGTAAGCGGCGACCTGCTGGTCACCCCTGAAATGTGGGGCGGCGCGCCGGACATAGGTGAGTTCTGGGTATCGGGAACCGAAGTGGTGATCAACGCAGCGGGGCTCAATCGCTCGCCCGTACTGGCGGCCATCGAGGATCAGTTCAACGACGTCGATGAAGCGGTCGCGCTTGGCCTTTCAGCAACCGACAGCGATGGGGATCCCATTTCGTTCTCGGCAACCGGTTTGCCACCCGGGCTCGGCGTATCGGGCAGCGAAATCACGGGCACCATCTCGGCCGCTGGGGTCTTTAACGTGGTCGTGACGGCCTCCGATGGAGCCGGCGGCAGCGACACCACGACGTTTAGCTGGACGGTTGACAGCGGCGATCCATCTACCACCATCCCTCTCGCACTCGGTGACCTGAAACTGGGTATCGCGGCGCACGATCAGCGCACGGGGCCTGGTTACATCATGTACTCCGAAGAGCCTGTCCATACCCGTTTTGCAGATAATCCGCCCAGTGCCTGGAATGCCGATCACCTGATCGCGGTGGTGTTCGACAACGGCGCGTGGAAAATCGATCGCAACAAGTTCGCCCTGGTGCCCTTTACGCCGCTACCGAGCGATCACCTGCTGGCATCGGTGGACTTCGGCACCAACGAAGTGGTCCACCTGGTGGGCATCAACACCGTTGTAGAAGGCATCAACGCCGGCATGGTGAGCGGGGACCTCGTCATTACGCCTGACATGTGGGACGGCGCGCCGAACGAGGGTGAATTTGGCGTAACCGGAACGACGGTCGAAATCCCGGGAACGCTTGCCCAGTCGATGGCCGGCGGAGACAATACGCACGTGCTGGCCTTGGCGGCCCGGGAAATCCCTGACGGATTTGACCTGAACGCGATCTATCCCAATCCCTTCAACAGCACGACGACGATCGAATACCATGTGCCGGAAGAAAGTCCGGTTCGGATCGAAATCGTCAACATAGCTGGTCAACGGGTGAACGTACTCATCGACAACCGCACCATGCCGGCCGGGCGTTGGCGGAGCGTCTGGGATGGGACGGCGGACAACGGCATGGCGGTGGCGGCCGGCGTATACATGGTGCAAATGCAGGCAAATGGGTACCGGGAGATCCGCAAGGTCGTGCTGATACGATAA
- a CDS encoding ABC-F family ATP-binding cassette domain-containing protein, with protein MIQLQNIDLAFGGRPIFDRLTWTIKPGQSIGLIGPNGAGKSTLLRAIAGSQPIDGGEVTMGGTTTVGFLEQDIQEAPTDRTIKEEAMLAFAEILKLQAEEERLVHQMEAQTDHESPAYHKLLHAFDDVHARLAGFEAHRISDRTESVLAGLGFEADDMDRPLQTFSGGWRMRVALAKLLLRQPDFLLLDEPTNHLDIDSIAWLEEYLKAYPGTVVIVSHDRYFLDRMVRTTAELIRGKIVEYAGNYSFYLKDRVLQRDIQRAAYENQQKQIAEAERFITRFKAKATKAKQAQSRVKMLDKLERIPPPPDEEAGIHFRFPEPKPAGRVVLELSEYSKRYDTPEGRIDVFKKARPMIIERGDKIALTGKNGAGKSTLARILNGTEPFEGTRKLGFQVEMTYFAQHQADTLNPNHTILDSMYEVGRGHTETELRSVLGAFLFSGDDVFKYTKVLSGGEKSRVALARTLLRPANFLILDEPTNHLDIRSINVLIEALKQYTGTFVVVSHDRHFLDQIVNKVWRVEHGEAREYLGNYADYLWQMEHGTAGQVARRQDSAAAPQNGATAEDKAAKRSGGPKTKEQKRLEAEERQRRRDAERQGGAAAGNGSADLSPKQLRAAYRDVEVRIEKKEAEKKKLEAVLADPTLYEDPEKSRATTVAYQTIKDELASLYATWEQMAEQLAEVES; from the coding sequence ATGATCCAGCTTCAGAACATAGATCTCGCCTTCGGAGGCCGGCCGATTTTCGACCGGCTCACGTGGACCATCAAACCCGGACAATCCATCGGCCTGATCGGGCCGAACGGAGCCGGCAAGTCGACCCTGCTCCGCGCGATCGCCGGCAGCCAGCCGATCGACGGCGGCGAGGTGACGATGGGAGGCACCACCACCGTCGGCTTCCTCGAACAGGACATCCAGGAGGCCCCGACCGACCGGACGATCAAGGAGGAGGCCATGCTCGCCTTCGCCGAGATCCTCAAACTCCAGGCGGAAGAGGAGCGCCTCGTGCATCAGATGGAGGCCCAGACGGACCACGAGTCGCCGGCCTACCACAAGCTCCTCCACGCCTTCGACGACGTCCACGCCCGCCTCGCCGGCTTCGAGGCCCATCGCATCTCGGACCGGACGGAATCCGTCCTCGCCGGCCTCGGGTTCGAGGCGGACGACATGGACCGCCCCCTCCAGACCTTTTCCGGCGGCTGGCGCATGCGCGTCGCGCTCGCGAAACTCCTCCTCCGCCAGCCCGACTTCCTCCTGCTCGACGAGCCCACGAACCACCTCGACATCGACAGCATCGCCTGGCTCGAGGAATACCTCAAGGCCTATCCCGGCACGGTGGTCATCGTTTCGCACGACCGGTACTTCCTCGACCGGATGGTGCGCACCACCGCCGAGCTGATCCGCGGCAAGATCGTCGAATACGCCGGCAACTACTCGTTTTACCTGAAGGACCGCGTCCTCCAGCGCGACATCCAGCGGGCCGCCTACGAGAACCAGCAGAAGCAGATCGCCGAGGCCGAGCGCTTCATCACCCGGTTCAAAGCCAAGGCCACGAAAGCCAAACAGGCCCAGTCGCGCGTGAAGATGCTCGACAAGCTCGAGCGCATCCCGCCGCCGCCCGACGAGGAAGCGGGCATCCACTTCCGATTCCCGGAGCCCAAACCCGCCGGCCGCGTCGTCCTCGAACTCTCCGAATACTCGAAGCGCTACGACACCCCCGAAGGCCGGATCGACGTCTTCAAAAAGGCGCGCCCGATGATCATCGAGCGCGGCGACAAGATCGCGTTGACGGGGAAAAACGGCGCCGGGAAGTCGACCCTCGCCCGTATCCTGAACGGCACCGAGCCGTTCGAGGGGACGCGCAAGCTGGGCTTCCAGGTCGAAATGACCTATTTCGCCCAGCACCAGGCCGACACGCTCAACCCGAATCACACCATCCTCGACTCGATGTACGAGGTGGGCCGCGGGCACACCGAGACCGAACTGCGCTCCGTGCTCGGCGCCTTCCTGTTCTCCGGCGACGACGTCTTCAAGTACACCAAGGTGCTCTCCGGCGGCGAGAAGAGCCGCGTGGCGCTGGCGCGGACGCTGCTCCGGCCGGCCAACTTCCTCATCCTCGACGAGCCCACGAACCATCTGGACATCCGTTCGATCAACGTGCTCATCGAGGCGCTGAAGCAGTACACCGGGACGTTTGTCGTCGTCAGCCACGACCGCCACTTCCTCGACCAGATCGTCAACAAGGTCTGGCGTGTGGAGCACGGCGAGGCGCGCGAGTACCTGGGCAACTATGCCGACTACCTCTGGCAGATGGAGCACGGCACCGCGGGCCAGGTCGCCCGCCGGCAGGATAGCGCCGCCGCCCCCCAGAACGGCGCCACCGCCGAAGACAAGGCGGCCAAACGCAGCGGAGGACCCAAAACCAAGGAGCAGAAGCGCCTGGAAGCCGAGGAGCGGCAGCGCCGGCGCGATGCGGAACGCCAGGGCGGAGCGGCAGCCGGCAACGGCAGCGCCGACCTCTCCCCCAAACAACTCCGCGCCGCCTACCGCGACGTGGAGGTCCGCATCGAGAAGAAAGAGGCCGAGAAGAAAAAGCTCGAAGCCGTGCTGGCCGATCCGACGCTGTACGAGGACCCCGAAAAGTCGCGTGCCACAACCGTCGCCTACCAGACGATCAAAGACGAACTCGCCTCGCTGTATGCGACCTGGGAGCAGATGGCCGAGCAGCTCGCCGAGGTCGAATCCTAG